In a single window of the Burkholderia contaminans genome:
- a CDS encoding cholesterol oxidase substrate-binding domain-containing protein: MSHDFRDEPAPRRAFLADMAKLAAAGIVTGWTPLYQVAAHARTAGDTPPGFPADIPLYKQAFLNWSGEIAVQDVWTAAPRSADDVVATVNWARANGYRIRPRGYTHNWSPLTLDPGAGAANLVLLDTTKSLTAVSVDTSARPARVTAQTGVSLESLLATLEQYGLGVIAAPAPGDITLGGALAIDAHGTAVPAAGETLQPGHTYGSLSNLVVALTAVVFDPARQQYVLRRFERTDPEIGAFLAHIGRALVVEVTLTAGPNQRLRCQSYVDIPASELFAAAGATGRTIASFLDGSGRVEAIWFPFTTKPWLKVWTPTPSKPFLSRAVTQPYNYPFSDSISQSISDLVKRIVIGGEGALTPLFGQTQLAITTAGLALTLSGDIWGWSRTVLQYIRPTTLRVTANGYAVLARRADVQRVISEFVQFYQNRVDTYKARGEYPMNGPVEIRVTGLDKPADAGPGAAVPALSALKPRPDRPEWDTAVWFDILTLPGTPAADRFYREIEQWMLANYTGSYATVRPEWSKGWAYTDTAAWQDDTMLTTTIPNLHREGQPPSSNWDTARATLERYDPHRIFRSPLLDRLMP, translated from the coding sequence ATGAGTCACGACTTCAGAGACGAACCTGCGCCGCGTCGCGCCTTCCTGGCCGACATGGCGAAGCTCGCGGCGGCCGGCATCGTCACCGGCTGGACACCGCTCTACCAGGTTGCGGCGCACGCGCGGACGGCCGGCGACACACCGCCCGGCTTCCCGGCCGACATCCCGCTTTACAAGCAGGCGTTCCTGAACTGGAGCGGCGAGATCGCCGTGCAGGACGTATGGACCGCCGCGCCGCGCTCCGCCGACGACGTCGTCGCTACCGTCAACTGGGCGCGCGCAAACGGCTACCGGATACGCCCGCGCGGCTACACGCACAACTGGTCGCCGCTGACGCTGGACCCGGGCGCCGGCGCCGCGAACCTCGTGCTGCTCGATACGACGAAGTCGCTGACGGCCGTCTCCGTCGACACGTCGGCGCGTCCGGCGCGCGTCACCGCCCAAACGGGCGTCTCGCTGGAGTCGCTGCTCGCAACGCTCGAGCAGTACGGCCTCGGCGTGATTGCCGCGCCGGCCCCGGGCGACATCACGCTCGGCGGCGCGCTCGCGATCGATGCACACGGCACCGCCGTGCCGGCGGCCGGTGAAACCTTGCAGCCGGGCCATACCTACGGCTCGCTGAGCAATCTCGTGGTCGCGCTCACGGCGGTCGTGTTCGATCCGGCCCGGCAGCAATACGTGCTGCGCCGGTTCGAGCGCACCGATCCCGAGATCGGCGCGTTTCTCGCGCACATCGGGCGGGCGCTCGTCGTCGAGGTCACGCTGACGGCAGGCCCGAACCAGCGGCTACGCTGCCAGAGCTACGTCGATATTCCGGCATCCGAACTGTTCGCCGCGGCCGGCGCGACAGGCCGCACGATCGCGTCGTTTCTCGACGGCTCGGGCCGGGTGGAAGCCATCTGGTTCCCGTTCACGACCAAGCCGTGGCTCAAGGTCTGGACGCCGACGCCCAGCAAGCCGTTCCTGTCGCGCGCCGTCACGCAGCCGTACAACTATCCGTTCTCCGATTCGATCTCGCAGTCCATCTCGGATCTCGTCAAGCGGATCGTGATCGGCGGCGAAGGCGCATTGACGCCGCTGTTCGGCCAGACGCAGCTGGCCATCACGACGGCCGGTCTCGCACTCACGCTCAGCGGGGACATCTGGGGCTGGTCGCGCACCGTGCTGCAGTACATTCGGCCAACGACGCTGCGCGTCACCGCGAACGGCTACGCGGTACTGGCGCGGCGCGCCGACGTGCAGCGCGTGATCAGCGAATTCGTGCAGTTCTATCAGAACCGCGTCGACACGTACAAGGCGCGCGGCGAGTATCCGATGAACGGTCCCGTCGAGATCCGCGTCACCGGTCTCGACAAGCCGGCCGATGCCGGCCCGGGCGCGGCCGTACCCGCCTTGTCCGCGCTCAAGCCGCGCCCCGACCGGCCGGAATGGGATACCGCCGTATGGTTCGACATCCTGACGTTGCCGGGCACGCCGGCCGCCGATCGCTTCTATCGCGAGATCGAGCAATGGATGCTCGCGAACTACACCGGCTCGTATGCGACGGTGCGCCCGGAATGGTCGAAGGGCTGGGCCTATACCGACACGGCCGCCTGGCAGGACGACACGATGCTCACCACCACGATTCCGAACCTGCATCGTGAGGGCCAGCCGCCGTCGAGCAACTGGGATACGGCGCGCGCGACGCTCGAGCGCTACGACCCGCACCGGATCTTCCGGTCGCCGCTGCTCGACCGGCTGATGCCGTAG
- a CDS encoding cyclic peptide export ABC transporter — MDSAQSKSPPWHSAATLMWRSHPWLTLGTVLTGLVSGIASIVGVGLISTVLHDQDDRRTLLLLFIAVNVVAVVCRSCAAVMPSYACMKVMTRLRVNLCKRILATPLDEIDRRGAPNVLTMLTQDIPQLSQTLLTIPTIIVQSVILICSIAYLAYLSWIVFASTIILTLVGLVLYLFFYRKAVNFTERVRDEFVQFNEYTHGLVFGIKELKLNRARRRWFTRAAIELSSKRVAGFNYVERFWFMSGDSIGQITVAVLLGCLLFGVPSLGVVDPSVLTASILAVLYMMGPLTMLINILPVVAEGKTALARLAEFGFLIDDTQASHEEPRAAGNVESLSAKSWKVIELKDVTMNYRDNEASVDFVLGPIDMTIHAGELVYVIGGNGSGKSTLGKVLSGLYAPTGGTISLDGKVVDDAARERYRNLFSAVFTDFHLFNRIIGPDRGNESIELARKYLDTLKLADKIEISGRTYSTTRALSTGQRKRLALLCAYIEDRPIYILDEWAADQDPVFKRFFYEVLVPDLKSRGKCVVIITHDDQYFKLADRVIRLDSGRIFSDTAMCAVRAEAAG; from the coding sequence ATGGATTCCGCTCAAAGCAAATCGCCGCCATGGCATTCCGCCGCCACCCTGATGTGGCGCAGTCATCCCTGGCTGACGCTGGGCACGGTCCTGACGGGCCTCGTCAGCGGCATCGCGTCGATCGTGGGCGTCGGGTTGATCAGCACCGTGCTGCACGACCAGGATGATCGACGGACGCTGTTGCTGCTGTTCATCGCGGTGAATGTCGTCGCGGTGGTCTGCAGGAGCTGCGCTGCCGTGATGCCCTCCTATGCCTGCATGAAAGTCATGACGCGATTGCGCGTCAACCTGTGCAAAAGGATCCTGGCGACCCCGCTGGATGAAATCGACAGACGCGGCGCCCCCAACGTGCTGACCATGCTGACACAGGATATTCCGCAGCTGAGCCAGACCCTGCTGACCATCCCGACGATCATCGTTCAATCAGTCATCCTGATCTGCAGCATCGCCTATCTCGCCTATCTCTCGTGGATCGTGTTCGCGTCGACGATCATCCTGACCCTCGTCGGCCTGGTGCTTTATCTGTTTTTCTATCGGAAGGCGGTCAATTTCACGGAGCGGGTTCGCGATGAATTCGTCCAGTTCAACGAATACACACATGGCCTCGTGTTCGGCATCAAGGAGCTCAAGCTCAACCGGGCCCGGCGACGCTGGTTTACCCGCGCCGCGATCGAATTGTCATCGAAGCGCGTGGCGGGATTCAATTACGTAGAGCGTTTCTGGTTCATGAGCGGCGACAGCATCGGCCAGATCACGGTAGCGGTCCTGCTCGGATGCCTGCTGTTCGGCGTACCTTCGCTGGGCGTCGTGGATCCCTCCGTCCTCACGGCGAGCATCCTGGCCGTGCTCTACATGATGGGGCCCTTGACCATGCTGATCAATATTCTGCCGGTGGTGGCCGAAGGCAAGACCGCGCTCGCCCGGCTGGCGGAATTCGGCTTTCTGATCGACGACACGCAGGCTTCGCACGAGGAACCGCGCGCTGCCGGCAACGTGGAATCCCTGTCGGCCAAGTCATGGAAGGTCATCGAGTTGAAAGACGTGACGATGAACTACCGTGACAACGAAGCGTCGGTCGACTTCGTGCTCGGCCCCATCGACATGACGATTCATGCCGGAGAACTCGTCTACGTGATCGGCGGAAACGGCAGCGGCAAGAGCACGCTGGGCAAGGTCCTCAGCGGCCTCTATGCGCCTACCGGCGGCACGATTTCCCTCGACGGAAAAGTCGTTGACGACGCTGCCAGGGAACGGTACCGAAACCTGTTTTCCGCCGTCTTCACCGATTTCCATTTGTTCAATCGCATCATCGGACCGGATCGGGGCAATGAAAGCATCGAGCTTGCCCGGAAATACCTCGACACCCTGAAACTGGCGGACAAGATCGAGATTTCCGGCCGGACCTACTCGACCACCCGCGCGTTGTCGACAGGGCAACGCAAGCGCTTGGCGTTGCTTTGCGCGTACATCGAGGATCGTCCGATTTATATCCTGGACGAATGGGCCGCCGATCAGGATCCGGTGTTCAAGCGATTCTTCTATGAAGTGCTGGTTCCCGATCTGAAATCCCGCGGGAAATGCGTCGTCATCATCACCCACGACGATCAGTACTTCAAGCTGGCGGATCGGGTCATTCGCCTGGATAGCGGCCGCATCTTCTCCGATACGGCCATGTGTGCCGTGCGGGCCGAGGCTGCCGGATGA
- a CDS encoding LuxR C-terminal-related transcriptional regulator has protein sequence MQAAIVSPRYAQFHLVTRKRGHCYVISLYRTCTFDDFSPQERTFLKELSHVLFPIVESHVAALDSAPPSARVTAAAPPATQSGRERVARRFADRLEQAGVKLSTREIEACTALLAGDTVPAIAMRFALRESTVETYLKRAAVKLGFSGRHGLTRWMLDETAGAATEAGGGEMRTVRRDYVAPRIGT, from the coding sequence ATGCAGGCGGCGATCGTGTCGCCGCGTTACGCGCAATTCCACCTCGTGACCCGCAAGCGGGGCCACTGTTATGTGATCTCGTTGTATCGCACCTGTACGTTCGACGATTTCTCGCCGCAGGAGCGGACCTTCCTCAAGGAACTCTCGCACGTGCTGTTTCCGATCGTCGAGAGCCATGTCGCGGCGCTCGATTCGGCTCCGCCGTCCGCCCGCGTGACAGCCGCCGCGCCGCCGGCGACGCAATCGGGCCGGGAGCGCGTGGCGCGGCGGTTCGCCGATCGCCTGGAGCAAGCCGGCGTCAAGCTGTCGACGCGCGAGATCGAGGCATGCACCGCACTGCTGGCCGGTGACACGGTGCCCGCCATCGCCATGCGCTTCGCGCTGCGCGAAAGCACCGTCGAAACCTACCTGAAGCGGGCGGCCGTCAAGCTGGGCTTCAGCGGGCGTCATGGGCTGACGCGCTGGATGCTCGACGAGACGGCCGGGGCCGCGACGGAAGCTGGCGGGGGCGAGATGAGAACCGTGCGGCGCGACTACGTGGCGCCGCGCATCGGAACCTGA
- a CDS encoding response regulator transcription factor yields the protein MFAKLGKVISSAGSERFASDMHALLVESIPLAITRMTEWTLDEPAGEVVRVQSLGAAGAPGDDGRGAPAAHGEREPAAHPPLNRILAACDRQLIHINPLMRRGNGGEVAPPRGPGGGFQCHLVSGKANRRYVISLHRTASHRDFSLQEMSFLKNFADTLLPLVEWHASTCRHGEREGATAPGATAGMPGVEALRHEFESRLARARVVLSARENEVCLGLLAGKMLREMAGELGVKESTIETYIKRAAVKLGISGRHGLTKWMIDDSVPCASAA from the coding sequence ATGTTCGCGAAGCTCGGGAAGGTGATTTCGAGCGCAGGCAGTGAGCGGTTCGCATCCGACATGCATGCATTGCTGGTCGAGTCGATTCCGCTCGCGATCACCCGGATGACTGAATGGACGCTCGACGAGCCGGCGGGCGAAGTCGTCCGCGTGCAATCGCTCGGCGCGGCCGGCGCGCCGGGCGATGACGGGCGCGGCGCGCCGGCCGCGCACGGTGAGCGGGAACCGGCAGCGCATCCGCCGTTGAACCGGATCCTGGCGGCCTGCGACCGGCAGCTCATTCACATCAATCCGCTGATGCGGCGCGGCAATGGCGGCGAAGTCGCGCCGCCGCGCGGGCCGGGCGGCGGATTTCAGTGCCATCTCGTGTCGGGCAAGGCGAATCGCCGCTACGTGATCTCGCTGCATCGCACGGCATCGCATCGCGACTTCTCGTTGCAGGAGATGTCGTTCCTGAAGAACTTCGCCGATACGCTGCTGCCGCTCGTCGAGTGGCATGCGTCGACGTGCCGGCACGGCGAGCGTGAAGGCGCGACGGCACCCGGTGCGACGGCAGGCATGCCCGGTGTCGAGGCGCTGCGCCACGAGTTCGAATCGCGGCTCGCGCGCGCGAGGGTCGTGCTGTCCGCGCGTGAAAACGAAGTGTGCCTCGGCCTGCTCGCGGGCAAGATGCTGCGCGAAATGGCCGGCGAGCTCGGTGTGAAGGAGAGCACGATCGAGACGTACATCAAGCGCGCCGCGGTGAAGCTCGGCATCAGCGGCCGGCACGGGCTCACGAAATGGATGATCGACGATTCCGTTCCGTGCGCGTCGGCGGCGTGA